A genomic stretch from Lathyrus oleraceus cultivar Zhongwan6 chromosome 2, CAAS_Psat_ZW6_1.0, whole genome shotgun sequence includes:
- the LOC127121594 gene encoding uncharacterized protein LOC127121594, with the protein MAYRRRQVVSRSSTFKEDINVNRNDLLQAHHNINDGSMSAPPLSSSIHNSLATPSFNNSLAAQAIKASATRRDPSHSFAIANSSIPIIHHENHTRSKSCDSYTDASKAGFWGVLAQKAKDILDDDNPPAQTPDHHIHKIRSHSFNSQDIGKIGESNLKGCEDVNQLTWNPRKQQFKQTLETANPQSIHETQLKASRDVAMATAAKAKLLLRELKTVKADLAFAKARCSQLEEENKLLRDKEGREKGQNRADDDLIRLQLETLLAEKARLASENEVNSRENRFLREIVEYHQLTMQDVVHFDEDMEDDDSELYGPIDTTYGPQMLSPRSQLSGLSMNSKSMFDVPPPAQQQQQQQQQQHDDQNTSSSSSQDEATSTPSSPPSVSN; encoded by the exons ATGGCATACAGGAGAAGACAGGTTGTATCTCGGAGTTCCACCTTCAAGGAAGACATTAACGTGAATAGAAATGACTTATTACAAGCTCATCATAATATAAATGATGGTTCAATGAGTGCTCCTCCACTTTCCTCCTCTATTCACAATTCCTTAGCTACTCCATCCTTTAATAATTCCCTTGCTGCTCAAGCCATCAAAGCTTCCGCCACTCGTCGCGATCCCTCTCATTCCTTTGCTATTGCCAATTCTTCTATACCTATTATTCATCATGAAAATCATACCAGATCCAAG AGTTGTGATTCTTATACCGATGCTTCTAAAGCTGGTTTCTGGGGCGTCCTCGCACAGAAAGCTAAAGATATTTTGGACGACGATAATCCACCCGCACAAACTCCTGATCATCACATCCATAAAATCAGATCACACTCTTTTAATTCTCAG GATATTGGAAAAATTGGTGAGAGTAACCTTAAAGGATGCGAAGATGTCAATCAATTAACGTGGAATCCACGCAAACAACAATTCAAGCAGACACTTGAGACCGCCAATCCTCAATCTATCCACGAAACACAACTCAAGGCATCTCGCGAC GTGGCAATGGCAACGGCTGCGAAAGCAAAGTTACTTCTGCGAGAGCTTAAGACGGTCAAAGCGGACTTGGCTTTTGCCAAAGCACGATGTTCTCAACTAGAAGAAGAAAATAAACTACTTCGTGACAAGGAAGGTCGCGAGAAGGGACAGAATCGTGCAGATGATGATCTG ATTCGTCTTCAACTGGAGACACTTCTTGCTGAGAAGGCTCGATTGGCTAGCGAGAATGAAGTGAACTCTCGTGAGAACCGTTTTCTACGAGAAATTGTGGAATACCATCAACTGACTATGCAAGATGTGGTGCATTTCGACGAAGATATGGAAGATGATGACTCGGAGCTTTATGGACCCATAGATACCACTTATGGACCTCAAATGTTGTCTCCACGCTCTCAATTATCAGGTCTGTCCATGAACTCAAAGTCAATGTTTGATGTACCACCACCAGCACAacagcagcagcagcaacaacaacaacaacacgATGATCAgaatacatcatcatcatcatcacaagATGAAGCTACTTCTACTCCTAGTAGCCCACCCTCGGTTTCTAATTAA
- the LOC127120960 gene encoding KH domain-containing protein At2g38610 isoform X2: MSGLYNHPNNFSPVRAASPQIRPSDMDSQYLSELLAEYQKLGPFIKVLPNSSRLLNQEIVRVSRMLSNQGFGDLDRLRHRSPSPMASSNLMSNVTGTGMGGWNSFQQERLCGAPGLAMDWQGAPASPNSYTVKRILRLEIPVDTYPNFNFVGRLLGPRGNSLKRVEATTGCRVFIRGQGSIKDPDKEEKLKGRPGYEHLNEPLHILIEADLPANIVDMRLRQAQEIIEELLKPVDESEDFIKRQQLRELALLNSNSREESPGPSGSVSPFNSSGTSGMKRAKTGR; encoded by the exons ATGTCCGGGCTGTATAATCATCCCAACAACTTCTCTCCGGTCAGAGCCGCTTCTCCTCAGATTAGACCTTCAGACATGGACAG TCAGTATCTTTCCGAGTTGCTTGCGGAGTATCAGAAACTTGGACCCTTCATCAAAGTTCTTCCCAACTCCAGTCGTCTCTTGAATCAAG AAATTGTAAGAGTTTCTAGAATGTTGTCCAATCAAGGTTTTGGTGACTTAGACAGACTGCGCCACAGAAGCCCTAGTCCTATGGCTTCTTCAAACCTCATGTCCAATGTCACTGGGACAGGGATGGGTGGATGGAATAGTTTTCAGCAGGAG AGATTATGTGGAGCTCCTGGGCTGGCAATGGACTGGCAAGGCGCGCCTGCAAGCCCTAACTCATACACCGTTAAAAGGATTTTGCGCTTGGAAATTCCAGTTGATACATACCCCAAT TTTAATTTTGTTGGAAGACTTTTGGGACCTAGAGGAAATTCTCTGAAACGGGTAGAAGCTACTACAGGTTGCAGGGTGTTTATTAGAGGACAGGGATCAATAAAGGATCCAGACAAG GAAGAAAAATTGAAAGGAAGACCAGGATATGAGCATCTCAATGAGCCACTCCACATATTGATTGAGGCTGATTTACCTGCTAATATTGTTGACATGAGGCTTAGGCAGGCTCAGGAAATTATAGAAGAATTGCTAAAACCTGTG GATGAGTCAGAGGACTTCATCAAGAGGCAGCAGCTGCGGGAATTGGCATTGCTGAATTCAAATTCTAGAGAAGAGAGTCCTGGGCCAAGCGGAAGTGTATCTCCGTTCAATTCTAGTGGAACAAGTGGAATGAAGCGAGCAAAAACGGGTAGATGA
- the LOC127120960 gene encoding KH domain-containing protein At2g38610 isoform X1: MSGLYNHPNNFSPVRAASPQIRPSDMDSQYLSELLAEYQKLGPFIKVLPNSSRLLNQEIVRVSRMLSNQGFGDLDRLRHRSPSPMASSNLMSNVTGTGMGGWNSFQQEQRLCGAPGLAMDWQGAPASPNSYTVKRILRLEIPVDTYPNFNFVGRLLGPRGNSLKRVEATTGCRVFIRGQGSIKDPDKEEKLKGRPGYEHLNEPLHILIEADLPANIVDMRLRQAQEIIEELLKPVDESEDFIKRQQLRELALLNSNSREESPGPSGSVSPFNSSGTSGMKRAKTGR, encoded by the exons ATGTCCGGGCTGTATAATCATCCCAACAACTTCTCTCCGGTCAGAGCCGCTTCTCCTCAGATTAGACCTTCAGACATGGACAG TCAGTATCTTTCCGAGTTGCTTGCGGAGTATCAGAAACTTGGACCCTTCATCAAAGTTCTTCCCAACTCCAGTCGTCTCTTGAATCAAG AAATTGTAAGAGTTTCTAGAATGTTGTCCAATCAAGGTTTTGGTGACTTAGACAGACTGCGCCACAGAAGCCCTAGTCCTATGGCTTCTTCAAACCTCATGTCCAATGTCACTGGGACAGGGATGGGTGGATGGAATAGTTTTCAGCAGGAG CAGAGATTATGTGGAGCTCCTGGGCTGGCAATGGACTGGCAAGGCGCGCCTGCAAGCCCTAACTCATACACCGTTAAAAGGATTTTGCGCTTGGAAATTCCAGTTGATACATACCCCAAT TTTAATTTTGTTGGAAGACTTTTGGGACCTAGAGGAAATTCTCTGAAACGGGTAGAAGCTACTACAGGTTGCAGGGTGTTTATTAGAGGACAGGGATCAATAAAGGATCCAGACAAG GAAGAAAAATTGAAAGGAAGACCAGGATATGAGCATCTCAATGAGCCACTCCACATATTGATTGAGGCTGATTTACCTGCTAATATTGTTGACATGAGGCTTAGGCAGGCTCAGGAAATTATAGAAGAATTGCTAAAACCTGTG GATGAGTCAGAGGACTTCATCAAGAGGCAGCAGCTGCGGGAATTGGCATTGCTGAATTCAAATTCTAGAGAAGAGAGTCCTGGGCCAAGCGGAAGTGTATCTCCGTTCAATTCTAGTGGAACAAGTGGAATGAAGCGAGCAAAAACGGGTAGATGA